A genomic window from Salvia splendens isolate huo1 chromosome 11, SspV2, whole genome shotgun sequence includes:
- the LOC121754529 gene encoding uncharacterized protein LOC121754529 gives MPPRRRRGQNVGNNVGEQTEGSVGNPPPPPPPPLPQPNEREYIKAFRKENPPKLDGLGEPPKAEAWVRDIVRIFEFMGCTDRERLACVTYQLTGPADFWWETKKRTMDPARREALTWEDFKEEVYNKYVPESYRRAKVVEFHTLKQGSMTVTEYDRTLCEMTRYAPELVDTDEKMAAKFHSGLRTEIRVAVASRRGIPYSEG, from the exons ATGCCCCCAAGACGTAGACGTGGTCAGAATGTGGGGAACAATGTGGGGGAACAGACGGAAGGAAGTGTCGGGAatccacccccgcctccaccaccacctctaccccaaccaaacgaAAGGGAGTACATCAAAGCCTTTCGCAAAGAGAACCCACCCAAGTTGGATGGGTTGGGAGAGCCCCCGAAGGCGGAGGCATGGGTGCGCGACATTGTGCGTATCTTTGAGTTTATGGGATGCACGGACAGAGAACGCCTGGCTTGCGTGACCTATCAGCTGACAGGACCCgctgacttttggtgggaaacAAAGAAGAGAACCATGGACCCCGCTCGCCGTGAGGCGCTTACTTGGGAGGATTTTAAGGAAGAGGTTTACAACAAGTATGTCCCGGAAAGTTATCGGCGGGCGAAGGTAGTGGAGTTCCACACGTTGAAGCAAGGAAGTATGACGGTCACAGAGTACGACCGCACCCTATGTGAGATGACGCGTTATGCACCAGAATTGGTGGAtacagacgagaagatggctgCGAAGTTCCATTCCGGCCTTAGGACAGAGATAAGGGTAGCAGTGGCTAGTCGGaggggaattccttattccgag ggatga